In Deltaproteobacteria bacterium, the following are encoded in one genomic region:
- a CDS encoding amidohydrolase, whose translation MSGYSIIDVDTHVTESPDLWTKRAPARMKDMVPRIEQDKDGKLSWIVGGTPMLASPGLTATAGVGNFKNPPKNYEEMHPGAYDAKERLKYMDKMGIWAMIMYPNVGGFGAQEFLKLNDPELMLTCVQIYNDWQTEWAAADSRRLLPITSTPFWDVNAAVKEVRRCAAMGHKGILFTGEPQFWGQPLLGERHWDPLWEVACELDLPISFHIGSGNMEMGLLQNKMAAYGKMAAFTELSVNIFLRNGIQLNDLIMSGVLARYPKIKFVSVESGIGWIPFALEALDYQFMGNSVTEERPEFDMLPSQYFARNVYACYWFEQTAPRRLIDKVGVDNILFETDFPHPTSLYGEEVHARIKGGLSDCEESVRRKILWDNGQKLYKVQGPTAQDEARRGA comes from the coding sequence ATGAGTGGTTACAGCATTATCGACGTCGATACGCATGTCACCGAGTCACCAGACCTGTGGACTAAGCGCGCACCAGCCAGGATGAAGGACATGGTGCCGCGTATCGAGCAAGATAAGGATGGCAAATTGTCCTGGATCGTTGGGGGTACGCCAATGCTCGCAAGTCCTGGGCTGACTGCGACCGCTGGAGTAGGCAATTTCAAGAATCCGCCCAAGAACTATGAAGAAATGCATCCCGGAGCCTACGATGCCAAAGAGCGACTGAAGTACATGGACAAGATGGGCATCTGGGCGATGATCATGTACCCCAATGTTGGTGGCTTTGGCGCACAGGAGTTTTTGAAGCTCAACGATCCTGAATTGATGTTGACGTGCGTGCAGATTTACAACGATTGGCAGACCGAGTGGGCAGCGGCTGACTCGCGTCGTTTGCTGCCGATCACGTCGACACCGTTCTGGGATGTGAACGCTGCCGTGAAGGAAGTACGCCGCTGCGCCGCGATGGGTCACAAGGGCATCCTCTTTACAGGTGAACCACAATTCTGGGGACAGCCACTGTTAGGGGAGCGGCATTGGGATCCGTTGTGGGAAGTTGCCTGTGAACTCGATCTACCCATTAGCTTCCATATCGGCTCGGGCAATATGGAAATGGGCCTCTTGCAGAACAAAATGGCTGCCTACGGAAAGATGGCAGCCTTCACGGAACTGTCGGTGAACATTTTCCTGCGCAATGGTATTCAACTTAATGACCTGATCATGTCGGGCGTGCTCGCTCGTTATCCTAAGATCAAGTTCGTCTCCGTGGAAAGTGGCATTGGCTGGATTCCTTTCGCACTCGAAGCGCTCGATTATCAATTCATGGGCAATAGCGTCACCGAAGAGCGGCCAGAATTCGACATGCTGCCATCGCAGTATTTCGCCCGTAATGTCTACGCGTGTTATTGGTTCGAGCAAACCGCCCCGCGACGACTGATCGACAAAGTCGGCGTTGACAACATTCTCTTTGAGACTGACTTCCCACATCCGACGTCGTTGTATGGTGAAGAGGTCCATGCACGTATCAAAGGCGGTCTCTCTGATTGTGAAGAGTCAGTGCGCCGCAAGATTCTGTGGGATAACGGCCAGAAGCTGTACAAAGTGCAGGGTCCGACTGCCCAGGATGAAGCACGACGCGGAGCATAA
- the tgt gene encoding tRNA guanosine(34) transglycosylase Tgt: MGTRLPFSLERAARGSKARAATFQTAHGTVQTPVFMPVGTQATVKGQTLASLKASRTRVLLANTYHLLLRPGPAVFQRFGGIHRFMNWDGPVLTDSGGFQIFSLPHARHMNEEGAQFQSYIDGATHLLSPESSIATQRAIGSDIMMVLDQCIPSTASYDEAETAMALTHRWAVRSLHARGEAPAALFGIVQGACHAELRKRSAEFLCTLPFDGLAIGGLAVGETQSERYSMTELVTDYLPEALPRYLMGVGTPLDLLESVHRGVDMFDCIMPSQLAQRGVVFTSHGKLRLRRSVYKFSEEPLDTRCECLACQHYSRAYLHHLIKASEVLGWHLLGLHNLTFYHRLMREMRDRILRGDFAAYYETKRVELLRDDADNPSQPPKRVRTRRSPRLGDYEIHQSAQGVYSIQQRSSGEVMHSVNDPSEEANRLYIEQSCLATRLTRQEPAEPLVIWDVGLGAAFNAMAIIRCFESCHTAALGYPPRPIHIVSFEQDLDPLTLAVRNPDCFIHIRHAAPVSVLQRGHWQHSSQCLRWELRQGDFPQQLVAAARPAIIFYDPFSFKTDTALWTVDIFEQIFARCEDVGAELYTYSASTAVRAALLAAGFFVAEGVGTGPKSSTTVAFSRSDVARVHPLRPQLLGSEWLTRWRRSHAKFPPLLAADAYARIERAIENHPQFRVTD, encoded by the coding sequence ATGGGGACACGCTTACCGTTTTCTCTTGAGCGCGCGGCGCGCGGATCGAAAGCGCGTGCGGCGACGTTTCAGACTGCCCACGGAACCGTGCAAACGCCGGTTTTCATGCCGGTTGGCACCCAGGCCACGGTCAAAGGTCAAACGCTTGCGAGTCTCAAGGCCAGTCGGACACGTGTGCTGTTGGCGAATACCTATCACCTGCTGCTGCGGCCCGGACCAGCAGTCTTTCAGCGCTTTGGAGGGATCCATCGGTTCATGAATTGGGATGGCCCTGTGTTGACTGACTCTGGTGGTTTTCAGATCTTCTCCTTGCCGCATGCCCGGCACATGAACGAGGAGGGAGCGCAGTTCCAAAGTTACATTGACGGCGCGACGCACTTACTCTCGCCTGAGTCCAGCATTGCCACGCAACGTGCCATTGGCAGCGACATCATGATGGTGCTCGACCAATGTATTCCCTCCACAGCCTCGTATGACGAAGCTGAAACAGCGATGGCGCTTACCCACCGCTGGGCGGTTCGTTCGCTGCACGCTCGCGGTGAGGCGCCCGCCGCCTTGTTTGGTATTGTCCAGGGAGCATGCCACGCCGAGCTGCGCAAACGCAGTGCGGAGTTTCTCTGTACCTTGCCTTTTGATGGCCTAGCTATCGGTGGGCTCGCAGTTGGTGAGACGCAAAGCGAGCGTTACAGCATGACCGAGTTGGTAACCGACTATCTCCCTGAAGCATTGCCGCGTTATCTGATGGGCGTGGGTACGCCGCTCGACCTGTTAGAGAGCGTACATCGTGGCGTCGATATGTTCGACTGCATCATGCCGTCGCAACTAGCGCAGCGCGGTGTTGTGTTTACCTCGCACGGCAAACTGCGGTTGCGTCGCTCGGTGTATAAGTTCAGTGAAGAGCCGCTTGACACTCGGTGTGAATGCCTCGCGTGTCAGCACTATTCGCGTGCCTATCTCCACCATCTTATCAAAGCGAGCGAAGTCCTAGGGTGGCACCTGTTGGGCCTGCATAATTTGACCTTTTATCACCGACTAATGCGAGAGATGCGCGACAGGATTCTGCGCGGGGATTTTGCCGCTTACTATGAAACCAAGCGCGTCGAGCTGCTCCGCGATGATGCAGACAATCCGAGTCAGCCGCCCAAGCGGGTGAGGACGCGGCGATCCCCACGCTTAGGCGACTACGAGATTCACCAATCTGCGCAGGGCGTCTATAGCATCCAGCAGCGTAGTTCTGGCGAGGTCATGCACTCGGTGAATGATCCCAGTGAGGAGGCCAACCGCCTCTATATAGAGCAGTCGTGCTTAGCAACGAGATTAACCCGGCAAGAACCCGCCGAGCCTCTCGTTATCTGGGATGTTGGTCTCGGCGCGGCCTTTAATGCGATGGCGATCATTCGCTGCTTTGAATCGTGTCATACTGCTGCGCTTGGGTATCCTCCTAGGCCCATACACATTGTGAGCTTTGAGCAGGATCTCGATCCGCTGACCCTTGCTGTTCGCAATCCTGACTGCTTCATCCACATCCGTCACGCGGCACCAGTCTCTGTTCTACAACGAGGCCACTGGCAACACTCCTCCCAGTGCCTGAGGTGGGAACTCCGCCAGGGAGATTTTCCTCAACAGCTTGTTGCTGCTGCACGGCCAGCGATCATTTTCTACGACCCGTTCTCGTTCAAGACGGACACCGCGTTGTGGACCGTCGACATCTTTGAACAAATCTTTGCGCGATGCGAGGACGTTGGCGCTGAACTCTACACCTACTCCGCGTCGACTGCTGTACGAGCTGCTCTGCTCGCGGCAGGATTCTTTGTCGCAGAAGGTGTTGGCACCGGGCCCAAGTCTTCAACGACCGTGGCGTTCTCTCGCTCAGATGTCGCCAGAGTGCATCCTCTCAGGCCACAACTTCTTGGGTCGGAGTGGCTCACGCGCTGGCGACGCAGTCATGCCAAATTTCCGCCGTTGTTGGCAGCTGATGCGTACGCGAGAATTGAACGAGCGATAGAGAATCACCCGCAGTTTCGGGTGACGGACTGA
- a CDS encoding helix-turn-helix domain-containing protein: protein MWPSCASFMCRFGNCNNLQYIVNVDLLINMKYISPIDLKKGACMAEARYITAREAATLLNVSMPTLYAYVSRGLIRSESVEGSARTRRYRREDVEHLQERKDVRRNPATAAAKALHLGMPVLDSAITCIADGHVYYRGTDAVRLATTSSVEHVAAFLWLDRSDPDIGSLFAAGEYKLPSRCTAMQRRLSELLTDLAPIERFQLMLPMAATEDVAAYDLQPYAVAQTGARIMRLMTLITVGRSKGEHDLVRTLQDGWIADNPSAGPLLRSALILCADHELNVSAFAARCVASANATPYAVVMAGLAALTGAKHGGYTDQVEAFLAEVAMPERASQVITNRLKRGERLPGFGHQLYPDGDPRAAALLSLVVKSHAKTAGVTLGKAVAAQVERSIGQKPTIDFALAVLAHALKLPPGSALALFALGRTIGWIAHAIEQYQLDQLIRPRARYIGSAPQVEGV from the coding sequence ATGTGGCCATCCTGTGCCTCCTTCATGTGTCGCTTCGGCAATTGTAATAATTTACAATATATTGTCAACGTTGATTTATTAATCAATATGAAATATATTTCTCCAATCGACCTCAAGAAAGGAGCTTGTATGGCAGAGGCGCGTTATATAACTGCACGTGAGGCAGCTACCCTATTGAACGTCAGTATGCCCACGCTCTATGCCTACGTCAGTCGCGGGCTCATTCGCTCTGAGTCCGTGGAGGGGAGCGCACGCACTCGTCGCTATCGTCGCGAAGATGTGGAGCACTTACAGGAACGCAAAGATGTGCGGCGTAATCCAGCCACCGCGGCAGCGAAAGCGTTACATTTGGGTATGCCGGTGCTGGACTCGGCGATCACCTGCATAGCCGATGGCCACGTATATTATCGCGGGACCGATGCCGTGCGACTGGCAACGACATCCAGTGTCGAGCACGTCGCGGCATTCCTGTGGCTTGATAGAAGCGACCCCGACATCGGTAGCCTCTTTGCAGCGGGAGAATATAAGCTGCCGTCGCGCTGTACGGCAATGCAACGTCGACTGTCTGAGTTATTGACCGATTTAGCGCCAATCGAACGGTTTCAGCTGATGCTGCCGATGGCGGCCACGGAAGACGTTGCTGCCTATGATCTACAGCCATATGCAGTGGCCCAGACCGGCGCTCGCATCATGCGCCTCATGACGCTCATTACTGTCGGTCGGAGCAAGGGTGAACACGACCTCGTGCGGACATTGCAAGACGGCTGGATTGCAGACAACCCTAGCGCCGGCCCACTGTTGCGTAGTGCGTTGATCTTGTGCGCGGATCACGAACTCAATGTTTCTGCTTTCGCCGCACGTTGCGTCGCCTCGGCAAATGCAACCCCGTATGCGGTAGTGATGGCAGGACTTGCCGCCTTAACCGGCGCCAAGCATGGTGGCTACACGGATCAGGTCGAAGCCTTTCTTGCCGAAGTGGCAATGCCAGAACGAGCGAGTCAGGTGATCACCAACCGCTTGAAGCGCGGGGAGCGCCTGCCTGGGTTTGGTCATCAGCTCTACCCTGACGGCGACCCGCGTGCGGCAGCGCTTTTGTCACTCGTCGTGAAATCGCATGCTAAGACCGCTGGCGTCACTTTAGGAAAAGCGGTCGCCGCCCAAGTCGAGCGCAGCATCGGCCAGAAACCGACGATCGATTTCGCCTTGGCAGTCTTGGCGCATGCGCTGAAATTACCGCCCGGATCAGCACTGGCGCTGTTTGCCCTCGGACGCACGATTGGCTGGATCGCGCACGCGATTGAGCAGTATCAGCTCGATCAACTGATTCGACCGCGGGCGCGGTATATTGGTTCTGCACCGCAGGTTGAAGGTGTGTGA
- a CDS encoding 2-isopropylmalate synthase produces the protein MAGPGTTHHYELQDVPEPNLLRDVFPYDTVPKIVFDGVSEECDPAPQFYITDTTFRDGQQARPPYTVQQIVDLYTLLHRLGGPQGIIRQAEFFLYSDVDRAAVRRCLALGYTFPEVTGWIRAVKSDFALVEEMGLKETGILTSCSDYHIFLKLKKSRRQAFDEYLGVVKDALDAGIRIRCHLEDATRADFYGFVVPFVTELMRLREESGIPIKVRVCDTMGFGVPFANAALPRSVPKLIQGLRRECGVPSECLEWHGHNDFHKVLVNASTAWLYGCMYANGTLLGYGERTGNPPLEALVMEYISLTGDPSGMDTTVIREIAEYFEQEINYHIPANYPFVGRDFNVTRAGIHADGPLKDEEIYNIFDTTKVLGRPPRVAVDKTSGTAGVAWWINTYFNLPSKQRVDKKASSVLQITDWVDGQYRLGRTTSISDEEMVQQVRRHAPTLVSTD, from the coding sequence ATGGCAGGACCGGGAACGACGCACCACTACGAGTTACAGGATGTGCCAGAACCCAACTTGCTGCGAGACGTGTTCCCGTACGACACAGTACCGAAGATCGTTTTCGATGGTGTTAGTGAAGAGTGTGACCCAGCACCGCAGTTCTATATCACCGACACGACCTTTCGCGACGGCCAACAGGCCCGTCCACCGTACACCGTGCAGCAAATTGTCGATCTCTACACGCTGCTGCATCGGCTGGGTGGTCCTCAAGGAATTATTCGCCAGGCTGAGTTCTTTCTCTATTCCGATGTCGATCGTGCAGCGGTGCGTCGGTGCCTAGCGCTGGGCTACACATTTCCAGAAGTCACGGGATGGATACGCGCAGTCAAGTCAGACTTCGCGTTGGTCGAAGAGATGGGCCTCAAGGAAACGGGGATCCTCACTTCGTGCTCGGACTACCACATCTTTCTTAAGCTCAAGAAGAGTCGTCGGCAGGCCTTTGACGAATATCTGGGTGTTGTCAAAGACGCTTTGGACGCGGGGATTCGCATTCGGTGTCACCTGGAGGACGCGACCCGCGCGGACTTCTATGGTTTCGTTGTTCCGTTCGTCACTGAGCTGATGCGCCTGCGTGAGGAAAGTGGCATTCCCATCAAGGTACGTGTCTGTGACACCATGGGCTTTGGCGTACCATTCGCCAATGCAGCGCTCCCGCGTAGCGTACCCAAGTTAATTCAAGGGTTACGGCGCGAGTGTGGCGTCCCGTCGGAGTGTTTAGAGTGGCATGGCCACAACGACTTCCATAAAGTATTGGTCAACGCCTCTACCGCCTGGCTCTACGGCTGCATGTACGCCAACGGCACGCTGCTCGGCTATGGTGAGCGCACCGGCAACCCACCACTGGAAGCCCTGGTCATGGAGTACATCTCGCTCACCGGTGACCCCAGTGGCATGGACACAACGGTCATCCGGGAAATCGCGGAGTACTTTGAGCAAGAGATCAACTACCACATTCCAGCGAACTATCCCTTTGTTGGGCGCGATTTCAACGTGACGCGTGCGGGTATCCATGCTGACGGGCCGTTGAAGGACGAGGAAATTTACAACATCTTCGACACCACAAAAGTGCTCGGCCGTCCTCCCCGTGTCGCGGTCGACAAAACCTCCGGTACAGCGGGAGTGGCCTGGTGGATCAATACCTACTTCAATCTGCCAAGTAAGCAGCGGGTCGACAAGAAAGCGAGCAGCGTGCTGCAGATCACGGACTGGGTCGACGGACAGTATCGTTTAGGTCGAACCACCTCGATTTCGGATGAGGAAATGGTGCAGCAGGTACGGCGACATGCGCCAACGTTGGTATCCACAGATTAA